In a genomic window of Pedobacter sp. KBS0701:
- a CDS encoding spore protein: MAVTRLKRKDRRNKNTAHQEVAFLKRATNIELGSRSVQPKNDQLAKNNAVLATLAK, translated from the coding sequence ATGGCAGTTACCAGATTAAAAAGAAAAGACAGAAGAAATAAAAATACAGCTCACCAAGAGGTAGCATTTTTAAAGAGAGCAACTAACATCGAGTTAGGAAGCCGCTCTGTACAACCTAAAAACGATCAATTAGCTAAAAACAATGCTGTTTT